In Bremerella alba, one DNA window encodes the following:
- a CDS encoding DUF7219 family protein, which yields MLFNANLQEFASRVGLICGLESQDKISQAEAYAQIKQLWKELKRSKRNLKIGNNTEQD from the coding sequence ATGCTCTTCAATGCGAATCTCCAGGAATTCGCATCTAGGGTCGGCCTTATATGTGGGCTGGAATCGCAAGATAAAATTTCTCAAGCCGAGGCATACGCTCAAATCAAACAGCTTTGGAAGGAACTTAAAAGAAGCAAAAGGAATCTCAAAATTGGCAATAACACCGAGCAAGATTAA
- a CDS encoding TetR/AcrR family transcriptional regulator → MSEVYIVERLTDRKRAAILTAAIREFEAHGFDNTSMNRIAEVAEVSKRTVYNHFESKESLFEAIVTLLIENTESIPAMIYQRENPLEEQLRGYAENIVRIVISPDFQSLARVVLSRFLLTPNLAKQTIGDEKRFCAKLVTWIEAAVLDGRLQVDDTEMAGKQFNSLLQGSVFWPPLLGSNPTPDAEEIELIIDSAVSMFLARYQGIQP, encoded by the coding sequence TTGTCTGAAGTATATATAGTAGAACGACTTACGGATCGAAAAAGAGCAGCCATTCTGACGGCCGCCATCCGAGAATTTGAGGCTCATGGGTTCGACAATACCAGCATGAACCGGATTGCCGAGGTGGCGGAAGTCAGTAAAAGAACCGTCTATAACCACTTCGAGAGTAAGGAATCGCTTTTCGAAGCGATCGTTACGTTGTTGATCGAGAACACGGAATCGATTCCAGCAATGATCTACCAGCGTGAGAACCCGCTCGAAGAGCAGCTTCGTGGGTATGCGGAAAACATCGTTCGGATTGTGATTTCGCCCGATTTCCAGTCGCTAGCCCGCGTGGTTCTTTCGCGATTCCTATTAACACCAAATCTTGCCAAGCAAACGATTGGCGATGAAAAACGATTTTGCGCTAAACTAGTTACCTGGATTGAAGCGGCCGTCTTAGATGGCCGATTGCAGGTCGACGACACGGAGATGGCTGGAAAACAGTTTAATAGCTTACTGCAGGGATCCGTGTTTTGGCCACCCTTGTTAGGTAGCAATCCAACCCCAGATGCCGAGGAAATCGAGCTCATCATCGATTCTGCGGTGAGCATGTTTCTGGCGCGGTATCAAGGCATACAACCGTAA
- a CDS encoding Gfo/Idh/MocA family protein: MLRVKIYGAGSIGNHLANASRQLGWDVTVCDVSEAALTRMRDEIYPARYGAWDPAIQLCTNDNAPQGGFDLILVGTPPEYHLPLAMQALAENPKAIMVEKPVCEPSLELAQALCTEAGDTKLFVGYDHVVSRAVTTGCQYLTDKVLGQVHWIDVEFREHWKGIFAAHPWLSGPSDTYLGYWQRGGGASGEHSHALNLWQHLAHICGGGRVSEVDAKMVYESHDQGTYDSQCMMNLHTEAGLVGRVVQDVVTYPPSKRAVVHGELGSLQIVIGYKPGCDAVILHVGDNSPVVKEFTKTRPDDFIQELRHIAAHLDDKAPESPISLARGLDTMLVIAAGHESESKSCRMQLDYQTGYLLDAISCCPAKTLPQPTTNRQCA; the protein is encoded by the coding sequence ATGCTGCGCGTAAAAATCTATGGTGCAGGCTCGATCGGGAACCATCTCGCAAATGCATCGCGACAACTCGGCTGGGATGTCACCGTATGTGATGTATCCGAAGCCGCTCTCACGCGGATGCGTGATGAAATCTACCCAGCCCGCTACGGAGCATGGGATCCTGCGATTCAGCTTTGTACCAACGACAATGCTCCTCAAGGTGGTTTCGACCTTATTCTCGTGGGAACCCCGCCGGAATACCACCTACCTCTGGCGATGCAGGCATTGGCTGAAAATCCTAAGGCCATCATGGTTGAAAAACCGGTCTGCGAACCATCGCTCGAATTAGCTCAAGCCCTCTGTACAGAAGCTGGTGATACAAAGCTGTTCGTCGGATACGATCATGTCGTTTCTCGAGCTGTGACCACAGGTTGCCAGTATCTGACGGATAAAGTGCTGGGGCAGGTTCACTGGATTGATGTCGAATTTCGCGAACACTGGAAAGGGATTTTCGCCGCCCACCCATGGTTGAGCGGACCGTCCGACACCTACCTCGGGTACTGGCAGCGTGGTGGCGGTGCTAGTGGGGAACATTCACATGCGTTGAATCTCTGGCAGCACCTGGCTCACATTTGCGGCGGCGGACGAGTTTCCGAAGTCGACGCCAAGATGGTATACGAAAGTCATGACCAGGGGACTTACGATAGTCAGTGCATGATGAACCTGCACACCGAAGCCGGCCTAGTTGGACGTGTGGTACAGGACGTTGTCACTTATCCTCCGTCCAAACGTGCTGTCGTTCATGGCGAACTAGGGTCGCTGCAAATCGTCATCGGCTACAAGCCTGGTTGCGATGCCGTCATCTTACATGTTGGAGACAACTCTCCAGTAGTCAAAGAATTTACTAAGACGCGGCCTGACGACTTCATCCAAGAGCTTCGACATATTGCCGCGCATCTTGATGACAAGGCTCCGGAATCGCCTATCTCATTGGCACGCGGTCTCGACACCATGCTTGTCATTGCAGCAGGCCATGAGAGCGAGTCGAAATCGTGCCGCATGCAGTTAGATTACCAAACTGGGTATTTACTCGACGCAATTTCCTGCTGCCCTGCGAAAACGCTGCCGCAACCCACGACGAATCGCCAGTGTGCCTAA
- a CDS encoding DUF1501 domain-containing protein: protein MISSRRNLLQSASCGFGYLALSALCQKSLLAESTDSLELKVPPVRPRAKRVIFLCMSGGPAQLDLFDYKPQTGQKKHPGSVYPFRQRGESGQWVSDLLPEISRHADKLCIVNGMHADTGNHAQSFLQLHTGERLRHRPSMGSWVNYGLGTENQNLPGFISLNTSKPSVYSSAFLPPVYEGTPIGTNGESMSKATINNIRGDHLSSAAKRHQLDFIQTLNRQHLQQNQDAEKLEGVIESMELAYRMQSVAPALLDISTESEETLQRYRVGKSLSVGTCKPSDFGRQCLLARRFAEAGVRFIEVNHGSWDQHKNHRRDLEANCEVTDAPIAALLGDLEMRGLLEDTLVVWGGEFGRPGLTPDNGKDESGHNYRGFTFWLAGGGVKAGYTHGKTDDTGSRAVEGQVHFHDLHATILQALGLRHDKLTFNHEGREHRLTGPEGGKVVHEIFS, encoded by the coding sequence ATGATTTCATCTCGAAGAAACCTGCTGCAATCGGCATCGTGTGGGTTCGGGTACTTAGCTCTTTCGGCCCTTTGCCAAAAGTCGCTCCTGGCCGAATCGACCGATTCGCTGGAATTGAAAGTTCCGCCAGTGCGTCCACGAGCCAAGCGAGTCATCTTCCTGTGCATGAGCGGCGGCCCCGCGCAATTGGATTTGTTTGATTACAAGCCGCAAACAGGTCAAAAGAAGCATCCCGGTTCGGTCTATCCATTTCGCCAGCGGGGTGAGAGCGGACAATGGGTTTCAGATTTATTGCCTGAAATATCCCGACATGCCGATAAGCTTTGCATCGTCAACGGCATGCATGCCGATACCGGCAACCATGCTCAATCGTTCTTGCAGCTACACACCGGCGAAAGACTGCGGCATCGGCCAAGCATGGGTTCGTGGGTCAACTATGGATTGGGGACTGAGAATCAAAATCTTCCTGGCTTCATCAGTCTAAACACCTCGAAGCCGTCAGTGTACTCCAGCGCATTTCTGCCGCCTGTTTACGAGGGCACGCCTATCGGCACAAATGGCGAGAGCATGTCGAAGGCGACAATCAACAACATTCGTGGTGATCACCTATCGAGTGCGGCTAAGCGTCATCAATTAGATTTCATCCAAACGCTAAACCGTCAGCACCTTCAGCAAAACCAGGATGCCGAAAAGCTGGAAGGTGTGATCGAGTCGATGGAACTCGCCTATCGCATGCAGTCCGTCGCACCAGCTTTGCTGGATATAAGTACCGAATCGGAGGAGACGCTACAGCGGTATCGTGTCGGTAAATCGCTTTCGGTGGGAACCTGTAAGCCTTCCGATTTTGGCCGGCAATGCCTGTTGGCCCGACGTTTTGCCGAAGCTGGCGTTCGTTTTATCGAAGTCAATCACGGCAGCTGGGACCAACACAAGAACCATCGACGAGATCTGGAAGCCAATTGCGAAGTTACCGATGCTCCGATTGCTGCTTTGCTGGGTGACCTTGAGATGCGAGGCCTATTGGAAGACACGCTGGTGGTCTGGGGAGGTGAGTTTGGTCGTCCAGGTCTGACGCCTGACAATGGCAAGGACGAAAGTGGACACAACTACCGCGGGTTCACATTTTGGTTGGCTGGCGGTGGCGTGAAAGCCGGCTATACGCACGGCAAGACCGACGATACTGGCTCGCGCGCGGTGGAAGGGCAAGTGCATTTCCATGATTTGCATGCGACCATTCTGCAAGCTCTCGGATTACGGCACGACAAGTTGACCTTCAATCATGAAGGAAGAGAGCATCGCCTGACCGGGCCGGAAGGTGGCAAGGTTGTTCATGAGATTTTCTCCTAA
- a CDS encoding DUF1553 domain-containing protein — protein MRLLLAALVLHLFTLPVLADEDYYEEHIKPLLLTKCSACHGALKQESDLRLDAGQLIHSGGVSGPVLDLKNPPESMLLSRIQSEDVDQRMPPEGQGEALTAQQIQVLMTWIRGGAKFPKAEKVPPDPRQHWAYQVPRKAEVPRIENELGEVHPIDAFLLAKLQARQLPVAPLADPATVVRRAYLDLIGLPPTPSQQHAFLDNPASSAWSDLVDELLEDPAHGERWGRHWMDVWRYSDWDGYKDQLRGSQRHIWRWRDWIIESVNTDKPYDRMVMEMLAADELAPADPNTLRATGFLARNYHKSNRDIWLDATVEHTAKAFLGMTIDCARCHDHKFDPIEQVEYYAMRAVFEPHQVRTERLPGEADLKKQGLVRAYDAKLDSPTYLYMAGNEKNPDKEHPVEPNLPEVINLPFEPQPIELPPTAIFPSLREFIEQEQLEAAVKKVKIEEKNLVDKEGSANQPLHQQAVVAATAEFESLQARWAADRAKYTETLNPAQLQPLAKRAAATESIAKLERARHTLLVKQQALQQAESSEQADEKRKAAVEKSRKEVNQAIKRREEAERLKNADAIEYSSVGTAYPKTSTGRRSALAHWITDHRNPLTARVAVNHVWMRHFGTPLVANVFDFGLRSPQPEHVELLDWLAVEFMEHDWSMKHLHRLIVTSAAYRRASSVSGDEFAANREHDPDNQLLWRANVQRLDAEIIRDSVLHVADKLDQTLGGPEIDFHQGEKVHRRSLYFRHAYEKQMQMLVTFDAAAPNECYRRSPSIIPQQALALSNSSLVVEQSRRLAAMLSNIAPNTEDFIHLAFEAILGRNSTAEELAACQDFLTSQSKRLSDPEDLTPIPSVTKAEVPAAKTPAQRARENLVHVLFNHNDFVTVR, from the coding sequence ATGAGACTCCTCCTCGCTGCTCTTGTATTGCACCTCTTCACGCTGCCTGTGTTAGCGGATGAGGACTACTACGAAGAGCATATTAAGCCGCTGTTACTCACTAAATGTTCTGCTTGCCACGGAGCGCTCAAGCAAGAGTCCGATTTGCGGCTCGATGCCGGTCAGCTCATTCACTCAGGTGGAGTAAGCGGTCCCGTCCTTGATCTAAAAAACCCGCCGGAAAGTATGCTGCTGAGTCGGATTCAGTCCGAAGACGTCGACCAGCGGATGCCGCCCGAAGGCCAAGGTGAGGCACTCACCGCCCAGCAAATTCAAGTTTTGATGACTTGGATACGAGGCGGAGCGAAGTTTCCTAAAGCTGAAAAAGTTCCGCCCGATCCACGACAGCACTGGGCCTACCAAGTGCCACGAAAGGCAGAAGTACCTCGAATCGAGAATGAATTGGGGGAAGTGCATCCGATTGATGCGTTTCTGCTTGCCAAGCTCCAAGCTCGTCAGCTCCCGGTCGCCCCACTTGCGGATCCTGCTACCGTAGTGCGCAGGGCTTATCTGGATTTGATTGGCTTGCCCCCTACGCCAAGTCAGCAACACGCATTTCTCGACAACCCTGCGTCGAGTGCCTGGAGCGACTTGGTCGATGAGCTCCTCGAAGATCCCGCCCACGGCGAGCGTTGGGGGCGGCATTGGATGGACGTTTGGCGTTACAGTGACTGGGACGGCTATAAGGACCAGCTACGCGGAAGCCAGCGTCATATTTGGCGCTGGCGCGATTGGATCATCGAATCCGTCAACACTGACAAGCCATACGATCGCATGGTTATGGAAATGCTGGCAGCGGACGAGCTCGCCCCTGCAGATCCAAACACCCTGAGAGCCACCGGTTTTTTGGCCCGTAACTACCATAAGAGCAACCGGGATATTTGGCTCGATGCTACGGTCGAGCATACGGCCAAGGCGTTCCTCGGAATGACGATCGACTGTGCTCGTTGTCACGATCATAAGTTCGATCCGATCGAGCAAGTCGAATATTACGCGATGCGGGCTGTTTTCGAGCCGCATCAAGTACGCACTGAACGACTGCCCGGCGAGGCCGACCTTAAGAAGCAAGGTTTGGTTCGTGCATACGATGCCAAGCTGGATTCGCCTACCTATCTTTATATGGCAGGTAACGAGAAGAACCCCGACAAGGAGCATCCTGTCGAGCCCAATCTGCCGGAAGTGATCAACTTGCCCTTTGAGCCACAACCGATTGAGTTGCCGCCAACGGCGATCTTTCCGAGCCTGCGTGAATTTATCGAGCAGGAACAGTTGGAAGCTGCCGTAAAGAAAGTGAAAATCGAGGAAAAGAACCTCGTCGACAAAGAGGGCTCTGCCAACCAGCCGTTGCATCAACAAGCGGTGGTTGCTGCCACTGCGGAATTTGAATCACTGCAAGCTCGCTGGGCTGCCGATCGGGCTAAGTACACCGAGACATTGAATCCTGCTCAGCTGCAGCCACTTGCAAAACGTGCTGCCGCAACAGAGAGCATCGCTAAATTGGAGCGAGCGCGACATACGCTACTTGTGAAGCAGCAAGCGTTGCAGCAGGCCGAGTCAAGCGAACAGGCCGACGAAAAGCGGAAGGCAGCAGTTGAAAAGTCTCGGAAAGAAGTCAACCAAGCAATCAAGCGACGCGAGGAAGCTGAACGGTTAAAAAATGCCGATGCCATCGAATACTCGTCAGTCGGCACCGCATACCCTAAGACGAGTACCGGCAGGCGTTCTGCCCTAGCCCATTGGATTACCGATCATCGTAATCCACTCACTGCACGCGTGGCAGTGAATCACGTTTGGATGCGTCACTTTGGTACCCCACTCGTTGCCAATGTGTTTGACTTTGGTCTTCGCTCGCCCCAACCGGAACACGTCGAGCTACTCGATTGGCTAGCGGTCGAGTTCATGGAGCATGACTGGAGCATGAAACACCTACATCGTTTGATTGTAACCTCGGCGGCCTATCGTCGTGCTTCAAGCGTTTCCGGTGACGAGTTCGCCGCCAATCGAGAACACGATCCAGATAACCAGTTGCTTTGGCGGGCAAATGTTCAGCGACTCGATGCTGAAATCATTCGAGATAGTGTGCTCCATGTTGCTGACAAATTGGATCAGACGCTGGGAGGTCCCGAAATTGATTTCCATCAAGGAGAAAAGGTTCATCGCCGCAGTCTCTACTTTCGACATGCTTACGAAAAGCAGATGCAAATGCTCGTCACTTTCGATGCAGCTGCCCCCAATGAATGCTATCGACGATCTCCGAGCATTATCCCACAGCAGGCACTTGCCCTATCTAACAGTTCACTGGTTGTCGAACAATCACGCCGTTTAGCTGCCATGCTAAGTAATATAGCGCCTAATACCGAAGATTTTATTCATCTGGCTTTCGAAGCGATTCTTGGTCGAAATAGTACCGCCGAGGAACTGGCTGCCTGCCAAGACTTTTTAACAAGCCAGTCGAAACGCCTGAGTGATCCTGAAGACCTGACTCCGATTCCAAGTGTCACCAAGGCCGAAGTCCCTGCGGCGAAAACTCCCGCCCAACGCGCCCGCGAAAATCTCGTGCATGTTCTTTTTAACCACAACGACTTTGTGACGGTCCGATGA
- a CDS encoding DUF1501 domain-containing protein, giving the protein MSQFTHQTNPPTAPLTRRSFLQDMGLGFGSIALSSMLAKEGFSETQLQQIAPRAKSVIWLFMIGGASHLETFDPKPALNKYAGKSIEETPHAGVLKSSFLENERVVAFDPNNGFIRNKLYPMQVGFSPRGKSGLEISDWLPHVGAQADDLCLIRSMWTEDSNHGAQLQFHTGRHRVEGFFPAIGSWVNYGLGSINENLPQFVVMGTPVADCCGGRECHRANYLGPMYDGVPLSIDPANPLPYAKPPTGTYQEEQAGQFELLRKLNGLTADNFPDDDALVARIRSYELAYRMQTAVPEVVKFTDETQATIDLYGIDQPETKTFGQQMLTARRLVERGVRFVQVYHGSNGGAGQWDSHKGLKANHAKLCKQIDQPLGALLKDLKRRGLLEETLVVWATEFGRTPGSQKSDGRDHHPYGFTIAMAGGGIQGGVAHGATDELGFHAVENRHYVTDIHATVLNQLGLDPRAMHVPGRKRLEKDFGHVIREVIS; this is encoded by the coding sequence ATGAGCCAATTCACCCACCAGACCAATCCGCCCACCGCCCCACTTACCCGTCGTTCGTTTCTCCAGGACATGGGCCTGGGTTTCGGTAGCATCGCCCTTTCAAGCATGCTCGCGAAAGAAGGTTTTTCCGAGACCCAATTGCAGCAGATTGCACCTCGTGCGAAGAGCGTGATTTGGCTGTTCATGATTGGTGGAGCAAGCCATCTGGAAACTTTTGATCCCAAACCAGCTCTCAACAAATATGCGGGCAAGTCGATTGAAGAAACTCCTCACGCCGGAGTGCTGAAGTCCTCGTTTTTGGAAAACGAACGAGTGGTAGCTTTCGATCCAAATAATGGATTCATCCGCAATAAGCTGTACCCCATGCAGGTCGGCTTCTCGCCAAGAGGTAAAAGCGGACTGGAAATCAGTGACTGGCTACCACACGTTGGTGCCCAGGCTGACGACCTCTGTTTAATCCGATCCATGTGGACGGAAGACAGCAATCACGGCGCACAATTGCAGTTTCATACTGGGCGTCATCGGGTCGAAGGATTCTTTCCCGCAATCGGCTCATGGGTGAACTACGGATTAGGTTCAATCAATGAAAATCTGCCGCAGTTTGTGGTCATGGGTACACCGGTCGCTGACTGTTGCGGAGGGAGAGAATGTCATCGGGCGAATTATCTTGGCCCCATGTATGATGGTGTTCCGCTGAGTATCGACCCAGCCAACCCGCTTCCGTATGCCAAGCCGCCGACAGGCACGTATCAGGAAGAGCAAGCCGGGCAGTTTGAATTATTACGCAAACTGAATGGACTGACTGCCGATAATTTTCCCGACGATGATGCGTTAGTTGCTCGAATTCGCTCCTATGAGCTTGCCTATCGCATGCAAACGGCTGTGCCAGAGGTTGTGAAATTTACAGATGAAACGCAGGCTACGATTGATCTATATGGGATCGATCAACCAGAAACGAAGACCTTTGGCCAGCAAATGCTTACTGCCCGCCGTTTGGTTGAACGTGGCGTTCGGTTCGTTCAAGTCTATCACGGTAGCAATGGCGGGGCCGGACAATGGGACAGCCATAAAGGGCTCAAGGCAAACCATGCCAAGCTGTGCAAGCAAATCGATCAGCCGCTCGGTGCACTGCTGAAAGACTTGAAGCGACGTGGCCTTCTCGAAGAAACACTTGTCGTCTGGGCAACCGAATTCGGCCGCACACCTGGTTCCCAAAAAAGTGATGGGCGCGACCATCATCCATACGGCTTCACTATCGCCATGGCAGGCGGTGGCATCCAAGGGGGTGTGGCCCACGGTGCGACCGATGAACTCGGCTTTCATGCCGTGGAGAATCGACATTATGTCACTGATATTCACGCCACGGTCTTGAATCAACTAGGCCTAGACCCTCGTGCAATGCATGTTCCGGGAAGGAAGCGATTAGAGAAAGACTTCGGCCATGTGATTAGGGAAGTTATATCGTAG
- a CDS encoding DUF1553 domain-containing protein, with protein sequence MMHRLPLLLFSLLIAPAIGSIAVGQEQIPNQELAYFEEKIRPILAARCYECHSKDSEEIGGKLLLDSRMGVLKGGESGPAIIPGEPEKSLLVDALHYETFEMPPDKPLSESDIHVVSQWIRRGAWDPRTKETTLGPQENWTPEDLWSFYPRQVSQPPSVQQKNWPHGPIDQFVLHRIEQAGARPAEDAGLRTLTRRLYFDLIGLPPSLEDIESFVQAARKNRQHATEVLVDDLLSRPQFGEHWGRHWLDVARYGESNGNDGLSRNATFPHAWRYRDYIIDAINRDIPYDRFLTEQIAGDLLPASSAQERNRLLVATGFLAIGSKPASAMNKDFSMDIVDDQINTVSTAFMGLSVACARCHDHKHDPIPTRDYYALAGIFKSSETLYGVAGNEKLTAPPTELHVLSSQLPSDGTRLDRMKAPLALPEGYLDQTQLLKPEVHVSLDRLPEGWKEVGSSKFSQAHFAQLKESYLQGGVPVLAADYTVSFWFKNALDNDSRPITAYLFSRGELGNKEIPGDHLGVGGKHDPKRTGRLFVFNGNKKKASLAGSTIISPGTWNHVVLVRKGDLVRVYLNGMQKPEIEGKLEPTFGKESRFSVGGRSEGFAPLRGNLAHFSLFSKPLSGAEVVDLHDASDRPKGISQLGLAMGIREAKKPVDSKVHINGTGAKLGAVVPRGALTACWKVAQSDESSPIVPELVVPEGVSGRLELAAWLTDPRQPQTWRVIVNRVWLKLMGEGLVSTPDDFGVYGARPTHPELLDWLAQDFVDRGGSIKGLIRSIVLSRTYQLSSDYDSQIALHDPANQLLTRHRQRRLNAEQLRDSILVASGMLNLEPAKGSPIQDIDALINKPPHHASTLHRSCNHRSIYLCYMRNAPPAELAAFDLPDGLKVTGKRSQTVLPAQSLFLMNNSFVIQQAEHMALLVTADPKATTEEKIKRAFHRAFQRDPAQSELMQAVKLLERLSGDSSDVENTQQVRQWAAFCQALFAANEFRYVE encoded by the coding sequence ATGATGCACCGGCTTCCTCTGCTGTTGTTTTCATTGTTAATCGCTCCGGCAATCGGTTCGATCGCTGTGGGCCAAGAGCAGATCCCAAACCAGGAGCTTGCTTACTTCGAGGAAAAGATCCGTCCCATTCTCGCCGCCCGATGCTACGAATGCCATTCGAAGGACTCTGAAGAGATTGGCGGAAAGCTGCTCCTAGATAGCCGTATGGGAGTTTTAAAAGGTGGTGAGTCTGGGCCCGCGATCATACCTGGCGAGCCTGAGAAGAGCCTGCTAGTAGATGCTTTGCATTACGAGACTTTCGAAATGCCGCCGGACAAACCACTGTCGGAATCGGACATCCATGTGGTCTCACAGTGGATTCGCCGTGGTGCTTGGGACCCGAGAACGAAGGAGACCACGTTAGGTCCCCAGGAGAATTGGACTCCTGAAGACCTGTGGTCATTCTATCCACGGCAGGTGTCGCAGCCGCCGAGCGTCCAGCAGAAGAACTGGCCGCACGGTCCGATCGATCAATTCGTGTTGCACCGAATAGAACAGGCAGGGGCCCGGCCAGCCGAGGATGCCGGACTTCGTACGTTGACTCGACGATTGTATTTCGATTTGATCGGTCTTCCGCCGTCTTTGGAAGATATCGAATCCTTCGTGCAAGCCGCGCGGAAGAATCGCCAGCATGCTACTGAAGTTTTAGTGGATGATTTGCTTTCGAGACCGCAGTTTGGTGAGCACTGGGGAAGGCACTGGCTCGATGTTGCTCGGTATGGTGAGTCGAACGGCAACGACGGCTTATCTCGCAATGCCACTTTTCCTCATGCCTGGCGGTATCGCGATTACATCATAGACGCCATCAATCGCGACATCCCCTACGATCGGTTCTTGACGGAACAGATTGCCGGTGATTTGTTGCCTGCCTCATCGGCGCAAGAGCGAAACCGATTGCTAGTCGCCACCGGATTTTTGGCGATCGGCTCGAAGCCAGCGTCTGCCATGAACAAAGATTTCTCGATGGATATTGTCGATGATCAAATCAACACGGTAAGCACCGCGTTCATGGGGCTTAGCGTCGCTTGTGCACGCTGCCACGACCATAAACACGATCCCATTCCGACACGCGACTACTACGCCCTGGCTGGTATCTTCAAAAGCAGTGAGACTCTATATGGTGTGGCAGGCAACGAGAAGCTTACGGCCCCTCCCACCGAATTGCATGTCTTGAGTTCGCAACTGCCCAGCGACGGCACCAGGCTTGATCGGATGAAAGCTCCCCTTGCTTTGCCTGAGGGGTATCTCGATCAGACTCAACTGTTAAAGCCTGAAGTTCATGTTTCGCTCGATCGTTTGCCCGAGGGCTGGAAAGAAGTTGGCTCGTCGAAGTTCTCTCAGGCACACTTCGCACAGCTCAAGGAATCTTATCTGCAAGGGGGTGTCCCCGTTCTGGCTGCGGACTATACCGTTTCTTTTTGGTTTAAGAATGCGTTGGACAATGATTCACGGCCGATCACGGCCTATTTGTTTAGCCGGGGTGAACTAGGTAACAAAGAGATTCCTGGCGACCATCTGGGAGTCGGTGGAAAGCACGATCCGAAACGCACCGGACGGCTGTTCGTGTTCAATGGCAACAAGAAGAAGGCTTCCCTGGCAGGCAGCACTATCATTTCACCGGGAACCTGGAATCACGTTGTGCTGGTCCGCAAAGGGGATCTGGTTCGTGTTTATCTCAATGGGATGCAGAAGCCGGAAATCGAGGGCAAGCTCGAGCCAACCTTCGGCAAAGAGTCACGCTTTAGCGTGGGAGGGCGAAGCGAAGGCTTCGCGCCGCTCAGAGGAAATCTGGCTCACTTTAGTTTGTTTTCAAAGCCGCTTTCTGGTGCCGAAGTTGTCGACTTACACGATGCCTCCGACCGCCCCAAAGGTATCAGCCAACTTGGTCTGGCGATGGGAATACGCGAAGCAAAGAAGCCTGTCGACAGTAAGGTTCATATCAATGGAACCGGAGCGAAGCTGGGCGCTGTGGTGCCGCGCGGCGCACTGACCGCATGCTGGAAGGTCGCTCAGAGCGATGAGTCCTCTCCGATCGTGCCAGAGTTGGTCGTTCCCGAAGGCGTCAGCGGACGGCTCGAACTAGCCGCCTGGCTGACCGATCCTCGGCAGCCTCAAACGTGGCGGGTGATAGTGAATCGGGTTTGGTTGAAGTTAATGGGGGAAGGGCTTGTCTCGACGCCGGACGATTTTGGTGTGTACGGTGCTCGGCCGACCCATCCCGAACTGCTCGATTGGCTCGCTCAAGATTTTGTTGACCGTGGCGGGTCGATCAAAGGGTTGATTCGCTCAATCGTGCTGAGCCGTACCTATCAGTTGTCGAGCGATTACGATTCGCAGATTGCCCTACACGATCCTGCTAACCAACTACTAACACGGCATCGGCAGCGGCGGCTGAACGCCGAACAGTTACGCGACTCGATTTTGGTGGCAAGCGGTATGCTGAATCTTGAGCCTGCCAAAGGTAGTCCGATTCAGGACATTGATGCATTGATCAATAAGCCTCCACACCACGCATCAACATTGCATCGTTCGTGTAATCATCGAAGTATTTATCTTTGTTACATGCGAAACGCTCCGCCTGCGGAACTAGCGGCCTTCGATTTACCGGACGGGCTAAAGGTAACCGGTAAGCGAAGTCAAACCGTATTGCCGGCGCAGTCACTATTCCTGATGAATAATTCCTTTGTCATTCAGCAGGCAGAGCATATGGCATTGCTGGTAACCGCTGATCCCAAGGCGACGACCGAAGAGAAGATCAAGCGAGCCTTCCATCGAGCGTTTCAGCGTGACCCTGCCCAGTCCGAATTGATGCAGGCGGTCAAGTTGCTCGAGCGACTGTCAGGGGATAGCTCTGATGTAGAGAATACCCAGCAGGTGCGTCAATGGGCGGCCTTCTGCCAAGCACTTTTCGCGGCCAATGAATTTCGCTATGTCGAGTAA